The Helianthus annuus cultivar XRQ/B chromosome 11, HanXRQr2.0-SUNRISE, whole genome shotgun sequence region cataagtaaacatgcacaagttttagaacttgaagttctaacaaaaaaaaattgaacctGAAGTTCTCATATATTATGCATTGGCTCGTTTTAAATGCATGAATTTTTCCTTCGTAGATAAAAATGTCAAACTTATCAAAGCTTGAATTCACCGCACTTGACATCTCGGGTAACAACTACCTCCCGTGGACTCTTGATGCTAAAATTCATTTGACGGCAAATAATTTGGGGGAGACAATTATTGATGGAAATCAAAGTAAACCTCAAGATAAAGTGAAAGCCATGATATTTCTCCGCCATCATCTTCATGAAGATCTAAAGCAGGAATATCTAACTGTTGAGGACCCTCTTGAATTATGGACAAACATCAAAGAACGttttgaccaccagaagttggtctTACTCCCCAAAGCCCGCTATGAATGGCTTCATTTACGACTACAGGATTTTAAGACCGTCAGTGAGTATAATTATGCCCTGTTCCGCATTACCTCTGAACTTAAATTATATGCTGAGAAAATTACCGATGAAGACATGCTTgaaaaaactttctcaacattctaTGCCTCAAATATGCTCCTGCCGCAGCAATACAGGGAACGTCAATTTACTAAGTATTCTGAATTGATATCATGTCTTCTGGTCGCGGAGCAAAACAACAAGCTCCTACTACAAAATCATCAATTGCGACCTGCCGGTGCAAGCCCATTCCCTAAAGCGAATGTGGCCAATTATCAAAGCGGACGAGGTAGAGGTAGAGGCCGCGGCCCCAGCAGAGGTCGTGGTTCGTGGTCGGGGACGGGGATATACATGGCGTCGTGAGTCTTAGAACACTAAAAATAGCGGTGGTGAATCGAGTCGACACAATACGGGGCGACCTTCGAAAGGGAAAAGTAGCGGGAACCAAAGCAACATTTGTTATAAATGTGGGATGTCAAATCATTGGTCCCGcacatgtcacacccctaaacACCTCGTTGAGGCATATCAACGCATGGtgaaagaaaaaggaaagaatgCTGAAACTAATCTGATAAAGGATGCACCTTCAGCCACGATATCAGACGTTCATTTGGATGCATGTGATTTCATTGAAAATGTTCGTGATGTTTAAACATATTTAA contains the following coding sequences:
- the LOC110883099 gene encoding uncharacterized protein LOC110883099, which produces MSNLSKLEFTALDISGNNYLPWTLDAKIHLTANNLGETIIDGNQSKPQDKVKAMIFLRHHLHEDLKQEYLTVEDPLELWTNIKERFDHQKLVLLPKARYEWLHLRLQDFKTVSEYNYALFRITSELKLYAEKITDEDMLEKTFSTFYASNMLLPQQYRERQFTKYSELISCLLVAEQNNKLLLQNHQLRPAGASPFPKANVANYQSGRGRGRGRGPSRGRGSWSGTGIYMAS